A genomic segment from Blastococcus sp. PRF04-17 encodes:
- a CDS encoding Nif3-like dinuclear metal center hexameric protein, giving the protein MSVPLREVIAALEARYDPRLAEGWDAVGLVCGDRDEPVERVLFAVDPTSAVVDEVIGTGAALLVTHHPLLLTPVHGVPADDPKGRLVHRLIRAGAALFVAHTNADRAPDGVNDALAAVLGLIGTEPLEPVPTDPGVGLGRVGDLPEPMPLHAFAARAAGVLPATVGGVRVSGDPDRTVRRVAVCGGSGGSLTGAAAAAGADVFLTSDLRHHPVSEHAESPGPALVDVAHFATEWPWLPVAADLLRRDLDGRVETWVSVRRTDPWTWHAASAGPRA; this is encoded by the coding sequence GTGTCCGTGCCCCTGCGCGAGGTGATCGCCGCCCTCGAGGCCCGCTACGACCCTCGCCTGGCGGAGGGCTGGGACGCCGTCGGGCTCGTGTGCGGCGACCGGGACGAACCGGTGGAACGGGTGCTGTTCGCGGTCGATCCGACGTCCGCCGTCGTCGACGAGGTGATCGGGACCGGGGCCGCACTGCTGGTCACCCACCACCCGCTGCTGCTCACCCCGGTGCACGGGGTGCCCGCCGACGACCCGAAGGGCCGGCTGGTGCACCGGCTGATCCGTGCCGGTGCGGCGCTGTTCGTCGCGCACACCAACGCCGACCGCGCGCCCGACGGCGTGAACGACGCGTTGGCCGCCGTCCTCGGGCTGATCGGCACCGAACCGCTGGAGCCGGTGCCGACCGACCCGGGCGTGGGCCTGGGGCGCGTCGGGGACCTGCCGGAGCCGATGCCCCTGCACGCCTTCGCCGCCCGGGCCGCCGGGGTGCTGCCCGCGACCGTGGGCGGGGTCCGGGTCTCGGGGGACCCCGACCGGACCGTGCGGCGAGTGGCCGTGTGCGGAGGCAGCGGCGGCTCGCTGACCGGCGCCGCGGCGGCGGCAGGCGCCGACGTCTTCCTGACCAGCGACCTCAGGCACCATCCGGTCTCCGAGCACGCCGAGTCGCCGGGCCCGGCACTGGTCGACGTTGCCCACTTCGCCACCGAGTGGCCGTGGCTGCCGGTCGCGGCCGACCTGCTGCGCCGGGACCTCGACGGCCGCGTGGAGACCTGGGTGTCGGTCCGGCGCACCGACCCCTGGACATGGCACGCCGCCTCGGCGGGCCCTCGCGCCTAG
- a CDS encoding WS/DGAT/MGAT family O-acyltransferase translates to MDRLSALDASFFFAESENTPMHVGSVAVFDGPAPTYGDVVRLILSKLPKVPRYRQRVRPVPMQLGRPVWVDDPHFQILYHVRHTAVPRPGSDEQLRNLAGRVLGQRLDMAKPLWELWLVEGLADDRWALISKVHHCMVDGVAGTDLMTLMFDLDPDATHEAPQDWTPRRPPSALTVMSEAVTEAVAHPLQQLSSMPNVSGAARSAKGLLESGKKLAETVPSLAKQAVTPTARSLNGPIGPHRRWAWTDGKFEEFKAVRTALGGTVNDVVLAAITRGFRDLLQGRGELTSEKLVVRSMVPVSVRRPDERGSLNNQVSAVFVDLPVGQPDPVKRLEAVRGQMDEYKKAMQAVDARSIIAMGDFVAPTLLSLGVRATLQAGQMWCQAVTTNVPGPRVPLYVLGKRMTTATAYVPIAGGTRCSIGIFSYLNTMTFGINADFDGYPDVDVLSGGIRRGIEELLAIAEKQASATAEATAAAEAATSDEAKPAAPAAPEPVAKQATPEKQATPAKKATPAKQAAPAKKAAPAKKAAARTPAKKTSAAAGR, encoded by the coding sequence GTGGACCGGTTGAGTGCCCTCGATGCGAGTTTCTTCTTCGCCGAGAGCGAGAACACCCCGATGCACGTCGGCTCCGTCGCCGTCTTCGACGGGCCGGCGCCGACCTACGGGGACGTCGTCCGGCTGATCCTGAGCAAGCTGCCGAAGGTGCCGCGGTACCGGCAGCGGGTGCGCCCCGTGCCGATGCAGCTCGGCCGACCGGTGTGGGTGGACGACCCGCACTTCCAGATCCTCTACCACGTCCGGCACACCGCGGTGCCGCGTCCGGGCAGTGACGAGCAGCTGCGCAACCTCGCCGGCCGGGTGCTGGGTCAGCGCCTGGACATGGCCAAGCCGCTCTGGGAGCTGTGGCTGGTCGAGGGCCTGGCCGACGACCGCTGGGCGCTGATCTCGAAGGTCCACCACTGCATGGTCGACGGCGTCGCCGGCACCGACCTGATGACGCTCATGTTCGACCTGGACCCTGACGCCACGCACGAGGCACCCCAGGACTGGACCCCGCGGCGCCCGCCCTCGGCGCTGACCGTGATGAGCGAGGCGGTCACCGAGGCGGTCGCCCACCCCCTGCAGCAGCTCAGCTCGATGCCGAACGTGAGCGGAGCGGCGCGGTCGGCGAAGGGGCTGCTGGAGTCGGGCAAGAAACTCGCCGAGACCGTGCCGTCGCTGGCCAAGCAGGCGGTCACCCCGACCGCCCGGTCGCTCAACGGCCCGATCGGCCCGCACCGGCGGTGGGCCTGGACCGACGGCAAGTTCGAGGAGTTCAAGGCCGTCCGGACGGCGCTGGGCGGGACCGTCAACGACGTGGTGCTCGCGGCGATCACCCGTGGGTTCCGCGATCTGCTGCAGGGGCGCGGCGAGCTGACCTCGGAGAAGCTCGTCGTCCGCTCGATGGTGCCGGTCTCGGTGCGGCGCCCCGACGAGCGCGGCTCGCTGAACAACCAGGTGTCCGCGGTCTTCGTCGACCTGCCGGTGGGGCAGCCCGATCCGGTGAAGAGACTCGAGGCGGTCCGCGGCCAGATGGACGAGTACAAGAAGGCGATGCAAGCCGTCGACGCGCGCTCGATCATCGCCATGGGTGACTTCGTCGCACCCACGCTGCTGTCCCTCGGCGTGCGGGCAACGCTGCAGGCCGGCCAGATGTGGTGCCAGGCCGTGACCACCAACGTGCCGGGTCCGCGCGTGCCGCTGTACGTGCTCGGGAAGCGAATGACCACGGCGACCGCGTACGTGCCGATCGCCGGCGGCACCCGCTGCTCGATCGGCATCTTCTCCTACCTGAACACGATGACGTTCGGCATCAACGCCGACTTCGACGGCTACCCCGACGTCGACGTGCTCTCCGGTGGGATCCGGCGCGGGATCGAGGAGCTGCTGGCCATCGCCGAGAAGCAGGCGTCGGCCACCGCGGAGGCGACCGCCGCGGCCGAGGCGGCGACCAGCGACGAGGCGAAGCCGGCCGCCCCGGCGGCGCCGGAACCGGTCGCGAAGCAGGCGACACCCGAGAAGCAGGCCACGCCCGCGAAGAAGGCCACGCCCGCGAAGCAGGCCGCACCCGCGAAGAAGGCCGCACCCGCGAAGAAGGCGGCCGCGCGGACGCCGGCCAAGAAGACCTCGGCGGCGGCCGGCCGGTGA
- a CDS encoding bifunctional RNase H/acid phosphatase, protein MSRRLIVEADGGSRGNPGPAGYGALVRDADTGRVLAERAASVGRATNNVAEYGGLVAGLQAALDLDPTAEVEVRMDSKLVVEQMSGRWKVKHPDMQKLALQAQQLARQLRDVRYTWVPRAQNGAADALANSAMDGKPVHRDPAAEPVVLEDDVQPSAEPAPLVTTVTHLLRHGQTEHTPERRFSGRNELPLSLTGRAEAGAAAARAAELGIEVVVASPLRRTRETAEIVAASLALPVQFDEDLVELDFGRLEGLTFEEAAARHPLAARRFMTDVSLAAPGGESIADVSARVTRARQRILTEHAGRTVLVVSHVTPIKLLLAAGLDVADQVVHRVFLDAASLSTVTWSSDGRASVRLVNDTAHLR, encoded by the coding sequence GTGAGCCGCCGCCTGATCGTCGAGGCGGACGGCGGCTCGCGCGGCAACCCCGGACCGGCCGGCTACGGCGCGCTGGTTCGGGACGCCGACACCGGCCGGGTGCTGGCCGAGCGGGCGGCGTCGGTCGGGCGGGCCACCAACAACGTGGCCGAGTACGGGGGACTGGTCGCCGGCCTGCAGGCGGCGCTCGACCTGGACCCGACCGCCGAGGTCGAGGTCCGCATGGACTCCAAGCTCGTCGTCGAGCAGATGTCGGGGCGCTGGAAGGTCAAGCACCCCGACATGCAGAAGCTGGCGCTGCAGGCGCAGCAGCTCGCCCGGCAGCTGCGCGACGTCCGCTACACGTGGGTGCCGCGGGCCCAGAACGGCGCCGCCGACGCCCTGGCCAACAGTGCGATGGACGGCAAGCCGGTGCACCGGGACCCCGCCGCGGAGCCCGTCGTCCTGGAGGACGACGTCCAGCCCAGCGCCGAGCCGGCCCCGCTGGTCACCACCGTCACGCACCTGCTGCGGCACGGCCAGACCGAGCACACGCCGGAGCGCCGGTTCAGCGGGCGCAACGAGCTGCCGCTCTCGCTGACCGGCCGGGCCGAGGCCGGAGCGGCCGCCGCCCGGGCCGCCGAGCTGGGGATCGAGGTCGTGGTCGCCTCGCCCTTGCGGCGGACGCGGGAGACCGCCGAGATCGTGGCGGCCTCGCTCGCGCTGCCCGTGCAGTTCGACGAGGACCTCGTCGAGCTCGACTTCGGCCGCCTGGAGGGCCTCACCTTCGAGGAGGCCGCCGCTCGTCATCCACTGGCGGCGCGGCGGTTCATGACCGACGTGTCACTGGCCGCACCCGGCGGTGAGTCGATCGCCGACGTCTCCGCCCGCGTGACCCGCGCGCGGCAGCGGATCCTCACCGAGCACGCCGGGCGGACGGTGCTGGTGGTCAGCCATGTGACGCCGATCAAGCTGCTGCTCGCCGCAGGTCTCGACGTGGCCGACCAGGTCGTGCACCGGGTGTTCCTCGACGCCGCGTCGCTGAGCACGGTGACCTGGTCCTCGGACGGCCGCGCGTCGGTGCGGCTGGTGAACGACACGGCCCACCTGCGCTGA
- a CDS encoding zinc ribbon domain-containing protein: MKADHFEQQKLLDLAAEDVALTQLAHRRRTLPEAAAVTAAEEAERSLAADVVRAETEVRDLGREVKRLEADVETVRQREDKDQRLLDSGSVSPKEMTNLQHELESLKRRQTDLEDQELELMERLEVAETALRGAQEGLDKARADLERAVQLRDDALADIADRTTQHEAARGEVAGSISAPLLALYDRIRTQTGTAGAAMLKSRACQGCRIELNGRELAAVRNADPHEVVRCENCGRILVRTAESGL, from the coding sequence GTGAAGGCCGACCACTTCGAGCAGCAGAAGCTGCTGGACCTTGCCGCCGAGGACGTCGCGCTGACGCAGCTGGCGCACCGCAGGCGCACGCTGCCCGAGGCCGCCGCCGTGACCGCGGCGGAGGAGGCCGAGCGCTCCCTCGCGGCGGACGTCGTCCGCGCCGAGACCGAGGTGCGGGACCTGGGCCGAGAGGTGAAGCGGCTCGAGGCCGACGTCGAGACCGTGCGGCAGCGGGAGGACAAGGACCAGCGGCTGCTGGACTCCGGGAGCGTCTCGCCCAAGGAGATGACCAACCTCCAGCACGAGCTCGAGTCGCTGAAGCGGCGGCAGACCGACCTCGAGGACCAGGAGCTCGAGCTCATGGAGCGGCTCGAGGTGGCCGAGACGGCGCTGCGCGGCGCGCAGGAGGGGCTGGACAAGGCCCGCGCCGACCTCGAGCGGGCGGTGCAGCTGCGGGACGACGCGCTCGCCGACATCGCCGACCGGACGACGCAGCACGAGGCGGCTCGCGGCGAGGTGGCCGGCTCGATCTCCGCGCCGCTGCTGGCGCTCTACGACCGGATCCGGACCCAGACCGGTACGGCCGGTGCGGCGATGCTGAAGTCGCGGGCCTGCCAGGGCTGCCGCATCGAGCTGAACGGCCGCGAGCTGGCGGCGGTCCGCAACGCCGACCCGCACGAGGTCGTGCGCTGCGAGAACTGCGGCCGGATCCTGGTACGGACCGCCGAGTCGGGTCTGTGA
- a CDS encoding sulfite exporter TauE/SafE family protein: MSAVDLLIAAGVALLAGGVNSVAGGGSLILFPTLVALGLGTVAANVTNSVAQWPGYLGGVAGFRAEYAGQRSRLIRFGVVALLGGTAGSVLLLTTPTEAFDVVVPVLVLLASLLLAVQPLLTRRLRAAVDDGRRRDPSWLYVALFVATVYGGYFGGALGVILVGILGVGLHRLKLANAMKSALSAVTATVSLVVFALFGPVHWAVVAVAAPASLVGGFLGARIATRIPTTPLRIFIVVFGLAVSIYLFARV, from the coding sequence GTGTCCGCCGTCGACCTGCTCATCGCCGCCGGGGTGGCCCTGCTCGCGGGCGGCGTCAACTCCGTCGCCGGCGGCGGCTCGCTGATCCTCTTCCCCACCCTCGTCGCGCTGGGTCTGGGCACGGTGGCCGCCAACGTCACCAACTCGGTCGCCCAGTGGCCCGGCTACCTCGGCGGAGTGGCCGGCTTCCGCGCCGAGTACGCCGGTCAGCGCAGCCGGCTGATCCGTTTCGGCGTCGTCGCGCTCCTCGGTGGGACGGCGGGAAGCGTGCTGCTCCTGACCACGCCGACGGAAGCGTTCGACGTCGTCGTCCCCGTGCTGGTGCTGCTCGCCAGCCTGCTGCTTGCGGTGCAGCCGCTGCTCACCAGGCGACTGCGGGCCGCCGTGGACGACGGGCGCCGCCGTGACCCCTCCTGGCTGTACGTCGCCCTGTTCGTCGCGACGGTGTACGGCGGCTACTTCGGGGGCGCGCTCGGCGTGATCCTGGTCGGCATCCTCGGCGTCGGGCTGCACCGGCTGAAGCTGGCCAACGCGATGAAGTCGGCGCTGTCCGCGGTCACCGCGACCGTCTCGCTGGTGGTCTTCGCACTGTTCGGACCGGTCCACTGGGCGGTGGTCGCCGTCGCCGCCCCGGCCAGCCTGGTCGGCGGGTTCCTCGGCGCGCGCATCGCCACACGCATCCCGACCACGCCGCTGCGGATCTTCATCGTCGTCTTCGGGCTTGCGGTCTCGATCTACCTGTTCGCGCGGGTCTGA
- a CDS encoding FUSC family protein: MTDGGGRERGFRAPAWLEELVRTSRPPVPWRDVVRFAVTVPTPLAVAVLVEGGVTPGPALGAGVFATTGALAGSLAPQSGLLRDRLRRATAAISFGGVGLLVGQFATGGGWAPVVLIALLSVAAALISAVNATLSLGALQLLVYAALSSGLVTPLSTAQEIGFFLAGAAWAVMTILVQAATEAQDPDRASVAAVFTRIADLLSAVGTPRAEESRRALTAALNSAYDAVIRTRSLSSGRTRELSELAGVLNAAAPLVEGAVASARAAVTADPEDVHAVHALATALAGDSELVGERPPPLEHGPPPRRAVRHGVRLVWNVVGDPEERAGAAAERLDVDLRTRLRDLASRTVASPDSRAFALRLALCMTVAEIARQYLPIERPYWVLLTVAIVLKPDFGSVFTRAVQRGAGTLLGVLIGSALLAALPRDAWVLVAMAGFAALLPWARNANFGLFSVFQTPVIILLLDLALPSGPGLVGARLTDTLIGCAIVLVFGYLLWPQTWRAPLEQALRDATLALDAFVEAAFTGSPAERRRARRRNYRALAELQTQLQRRLAEPPPISNRAAAWWPVIVQLERTSDAVTEAVIARREGDPSPDLAQVAVLRRAIRQLEEDVRTHRVPDDAEIMADGVLAPVAREVDTARRLVRENAPGRPG, from the coding sequence GTGACGGACGGCGGAGGACGCGAGCGCGGCTTCCGCGCCCCCGCCTGGCTCGAGGAGCTCGTCCGCACCAGCCGACCTCCCGTGCCCTGGCGCGACGTCGTCCGCTTCGCCGTCACCGTGCCGACGCCGCTCGCCGTGGCCGTGCTGGTCGAGGGCGGCGTGACACCCGGCCCGGCGCTCGGGGCCGGTGTCTTCGCGACGACCGGGGCACTGGCCGGCAGCCTCGCACCGCAGTCGGGGCTGCTGCGCGACCGGCTCCGGCGGGCTACCGCCGCCATCTCGTTCGGTGGCGTGGGCCTGCTCGTGGGCCAGTTCGCCACCGGCGGCGGCTGGGCTCCGGTCGTCCTCATCGCGCTGCTGTCCGTCGCCGCGGCGCTGATCAGCGCCGTCAACGCGACCCTGTCCCTCGGCGCGCTGCAGCTGCTGGTCTACGCCGCCCTCTCCTCGGGACTGGTCACGCCGCTGTCCACGGCGCAGGAGATCGGCTTCTTCCTGGCCGGTGCCGCGTGGGCGGTCATGACGATCCTCGTGCAGGCCGCGACCGAGGCGCAGGATCCGGACCGGGCCTCGGTCGCGGCGGTCTTCACCCGGATCGCCGACCTGCTCAGCGCCGTCGGCACACCCCGCGCCGAGGAGAGCCGCCGGGCCCTGACCGCTGCCCTCAACTCCGCCTACGACGCGGTGATCCGGACCCGCAGCCTCTCGTCGGGCCGCACCCGGGAGCTCTCGGAGCTCGCCGGCGTGCTGAACGCCGCCGCCCCGCTGGTGGAAGGGGCCGTGGCCTCGGCCCGTGCCGCCGTCACCGCCGACCCCGAGGACGTGCACGCCGTCCACGCGCTGGCCACGGCGCTGGCCGGGGACTCCGAGCTCGTCGGGGAGCGCCCGCCCCCGCTGGAACACGGCCCGCCACCGCGGCGTGCCGTCCGGCACGGCGTACGCCTGGTGTGGAACGTCGTCGGCGATCCGGAGGAGCGCGCCGGCGCGGCCGCCGAACGTCTCGACGTCGACCTGCGCACGCGGCTGCGGGACCTGGCCTCCCGCACCGTCGCCAGCCCCGACAGCCGCGCCTTCGCCCTCCGGCTGGCGCTGTGCATGACCGTCGCCGAGATCGCGCGGCAGTACCTGCCCATCGAGCGCCCCTACTGGGTGCTGCTCACCGTCGCGATCGTCCTGAAGCCCGACTTCGGCTCGGTGTTCACCCGAGCGGTCCAGCGCGGTGCGGGCACGCTGCTCGGCGTCCTCATCGGCTCGGCGTTGCTCGCGGCGCTCCCCCGGGACGCGTGGGTGCTGGTGGCGATGGCCGGTTTCGCGGCGCTGCTGCCCTGGGCGCGCAACGCCAACTTCGGGCTCTTCTCCGTCTTCCAGACGCCGGTGATCATCCTCCTGCTCGATCTCGCGCTGCCCAGCGGTCCGGGGCTGGTCGGCGCCCGGCTCACCGACACCCTCATCGGGTGCGCGATCGTGCTCGTCTTCGGCTACCTGCTCTGGCCGCAGACCTGGCGGGCTCCGCTGGAGCAGGCGCTGCGGGACGCCACCCTCGCCCTGGACGCTTTCGTCGAGGCCGCCTTCACCGGCAGCCCCGCCGAGCGCCGGCGCGCCCGCCGGCGGAACTACCGCGCGCTGGCCGAGCTGCAGACCCAGCTGCAACGGCGGCTGGCCGAGCCGCCACCGATCAGCAACCGTGCGGCGGCCTGGTGGCCGGTCATCGTCCAGCTGGAGCGGACGTCCGACGCCGTCACCGAGGCCGTCATCGCCCGGCGCGAGGGCGACCCGTCGCCCGACCTCGCCCAGGTGGCCGTCCTGCGCCGCGCGATCCGGCAGCTGGAGGAGGACGTGCGCACTCACCGCGTGCCGGACGACGCCGAGATCATGGCCGACGGCGTGCTGGCCCCGGTGGCGCGCGAGGTGGACACCGCCCGTCGGCTTGTGAGGGAGAACGCACCCGGTCGTCCAGGCTGA
- a CDS encoding alpha/beta fold hydrolase, translating into MPTAPVPPSPSLPAPTGPPPPGSRTVTTDDGVPLHVEVDGNLSASLTVVLSHGFTARLAEWELQRAALRDRVRLVLWDQRGHGRSGWTRLTRATIDRTGRDLGQVLDATTPTGPVVLAGHSMGGMSVLALARQRPELFGDRVVGAFLLATSAGGLVETGLLGLAVKVVRALHLLTLYLRFLELIAPLLERFRRRGTRIGRRVVRRLLFGADDADLANVRLVQALLEETPWPVAMAFYATFLDHDETAALEVLRKVPVTVVAATHDRLTPAAHGRAIADTVGENAELVVVPGAGHSVNLTRTAAVDQAFHDLLDRVEQRAPKAG; encoded by the coding sequence GTGCCGACCGCCCCCGTCCCGCCGTCGCCGTCGCTCCCGGCGCCCACCGGTCCCCCGCCGCCCGGCTCGCGCACCGTCACCACCGACGACGGTGTCCCCCTGCACGTCGAGGTCGACGGGAACCTCAGCGCTTCGCTGACCGTCGTGCTCTCGCACGGTTTCACCGCCCGGCTGGCCGAGTGGGAGCTGCAGCGGGCGGCGCTGCGGGACCGCGTCCGGCTGGTCCTGTGGGACCAGCGCGGGCACGGCCGCTCGGGCTGGACCCGGCTGACCCGGGCGACCATCGACCGGACGGGACGCGACCTCGGGCAGGTGCTCGACGCCACCACGCCGACCGGCCCGGTGGTGCTCGCCGGGCACTCGATGGGCGGCATGAGCGTGCTGGCACTGGCCCGGCAGCGGCCCGAGCTCTTCGGCGACCGGGTCGTGGGGGCCTTCCTGCTCGCCACCTCGGCCGGCGGGCTGGTCGAGACCGGCCTGCTCGGCCTCGCCGTCAAGGTGGTCCGCGCACTGCACCTGCTGACCCTCTACCTCCGGTTCCTCGAGCTCATCGCCCCCCTGCTCGAGCGCTTCCGGCGCCGCGGCACCCGGATCGGCCGGCGGGTGGTCCGCCGGCTGCTGTTCGGTGCCGACGACGCCGATCTGGCGAACGTCCGGTTGGTGCAGGCCCTGCTGGAGGAGACGCCCTGGCCGGTGGCGATGGCCTTCTACGCGACCTTCCTGGACCACGACGAGACGGCGGCCCTGGAGGTGCTGCGGAAGGTGCCGGTCACGGTGGTGGCCGCGACCCACGACCGCCTCACCCCTGCGGCCCACGGCCGGGCGATCGCCGACACGGTCGGCGAGAACGCCGAGCTCGTCGTCGTCCCCGGGGCCGGGCACAGCGTCAACCTCACCCGCACCGCCGCCGTCGACCAGGCGTTCCACGATCTGCTCGACCGGGTCGAACAGCGGGCGCCGAAGGCCGGTTGA
- a CDS encoding carbon starvation CstA family protein → MPAFVVAAVVGVLFFLGYRYYSSYLARKVYALDPAFVTPAHEFNDGVDFVPTNKHVLFGHHFTSVAGAAPIVGPAIAVFWGWGPALAWIVLGTIFAAGVHDFGALAVSVRHKARSIGTLAGEVINGRARMLFLAIIFFLLTLVNAVFAVVIGNLFVANPGAVIPIVLEIPLAIFIGAYIYRTRSSALIPSIVGVIVLYALILVGNRFPISLDGLAEALGFEQTRNLWVILLFVYTWIASRIPVWVLLQPRDYINSHQLFIALGVIGLGVIVGMNQIQAPVINDVPEGSPSFFPFLFITIACGAISGFHSLVASGTSSKQLDKEPDARYVGYMGAVGEGSLATGSVLAATAGVAASQADWGELYPDFATASGGAVGNFVRGTAEFANNLAIPLDLATIFAAVVVISFAATTMDTGVRLQRYVIQEIGELLKIRVLARNLTVATTIAVAIPLGMALIPGETEAGYTFGVLWQLFGTTNQLTAGLALSVIAVWVTRRGRNPVAVLVPLVFLLAMTSWALIVNLRNFIEADQWVLAPLDAIIFVLAMWLIVEAAIALRKAFGEGSPAAPAGGGEESAVSRANDDVGRSTAGPTDGPTGSSRR, encoded by the coding sequence ATGCCGGCGTTCGTGGTCGCCGCCGTGGTCGGGGTGCTGTTCTTCCTCGGCTACCGCTACTACTCCAGCTATCTGGCCAGGAAGGTCTACGCCCTCGACCCGGCGTTCGTCACGCCGGCGCACGAGTTCAACGACGGCGTGGACTTCGTGCCGACCAACAAGCACGTGCTGTTCGGGCACCACTTCACGTCGGTGGCCGGAGCGGCGCCGATCGTCGGTCCGGCCATCGCCGTGTTCTGGGGCTGGGGGCCGGCGCTCGCGTGGATCGTCCTGGGCACCATCTTCGCCGCCGGTGTCCACGACTTCGGCGCGCTGGCCGTCTCCGTGCGGCACAAGGCCAGGAGCATCGGCACGCTGGCCGGCGAGGTCATCAACGGCCGTGCGCGGATGCTGTTCCTGGCGATCATCTTCTTCCTGCTCACGCTGGTGAACGCGGTGTTCGCCGTCGTCATCGGCAACCTGTTCGTCGCCAACCCCGGCGCGGTGATCCCGATCGTGCTCGAGATCCCGCTGGCCATCTTCATCGGCGCCTACATCTACCGGACCCGCTCCTCGGCACTGATCCCGTCGATCGTCGGCGTGATCGTGCTGTACGCCCTGATCCTGGTCGGGAACCGCTTCCCCATCTCGCTCGACGGGCTGGCCGAGGCCCTGGGCTTCGAGCAGACGCGCAACCTCTGGGTGATCCTGCTGTTCGTCTACACCTGGATCGCCTCGCGGATCCCGGTGTGGGTGCTCCTGCAGCCACGCGACTACATCAACAGCCACCAGCTGTTCATCGCCCTGGGCGTCATCGGCCTCGGCGTGATCGTGGGCATGAACCAGATCCAGGCGCCGGTGATCAACGACGTGCCGGAGGGCTCGCCGAGCTTCTTCCCGTTCCTGTTCATCACCATCGCCTGCGGCGCGATCTCCGGCTTCCACTCGCTCGTCGCGTCCGGCACCTCGTCCAAGCAGCTCGACAAGGAGCCCGACGCCCGGTACGTCGGGTACATGGGCGCGGTGGGCGAAGGGTCCCTCGCGACCGGTTCGGTGCTGGCCGCGACCGCCGGCGTGGCGGCCTCGCAGGCCGACTGGGGCGAGCTCTACCCCGACTTCGCCACCGCGTCCGGGGGAGCGGTCGGCAACTTCGTCCGGGGTACCGCGGAGTTCGCGAACAACCTGGCCATCCCGCTCGACCTGGCGACGATCTTCGCCGCGGTCGTCGTGATCAGCTTCGCCGCGACGACGATGGACACCGGCGTCCGGCTCCAGCGCTACGTGATCCAGGAGATCGGCGAGCTGCTGAAGATCCGGGTGCTGGCGCGCAACCTCACGGTCGCCACGACGATCGCCGTGGCCATCCCGCTGGGCATGGCGTTGATCCCGGGCGAGACCGAGGCCGGGTACACCTTCGGCGTCCTGTGGCAGCTGTTCGGGACGACCAACCAGCTGACCGCCGGCCTCGCGCTGTCCGTGATCGCCGTGTGGGTCACCCGCCGGGGACGCAACCCGGTGGCGGTGCTCGTGCCCCTGGTGTTCCTGCTCGCCATGACGTCGTGGGCGCTCATCGTCAACCTGCGGAACTTCATCGAGGCCGACCAGTGGGTGCTCGCCCCGCTGGACGCCATCATCTTCGTGCTGGCGATGTGGCTGATCGTCGAGGCCGCCATCGCGCTGCGGAAGGCGTTCGGCGAGGGTTCGCCGGCCGCTCCTGCCGGGGGCGGTGAGGAGTCCGCCGTCTCCCGGGCGAACGACGACGTCGGCCGGTCGACCGCCGGCCCCACCGACGGTCCGACGGGCAGCAGCCGGCGATGA